One Prosthecobacter debontii genomic window carries:
- a CDS encoding DUF7453 family protein has translation MKSTIHLPALEFLSHLTTREVYRNTRCLPRLLRWLVTGLMVLGGFLTASAQSSFTTVATDSFNYSAGTLNGASGGSGWTNNWTWSYGSGSSLVVNTSGFGYTGLSTSGGRAAWTSGGNNISQCTRQVPLMNSGVVYVRFLAQLETGSGGGTPQFRLRKSGSPTGAFGGNGGTYAAKMSILNSGLVTLSDGTASSSANLSALNLVVARIDYSAAKTEMWVNPNLSTFDYESPPTADATYAGLAPEFDTIEMITRSAGSFDEVTILQNPYALPISENFDSGTLPTTLEQSGTTMSFSGGAVVFDGIEENERTYVRTKAGVGNLVAESFVAEVTMIHTGESIVFFGMGSGDPNPSGSYEPTAPSLHIRAHGGGLDGDSTGVVDDGLTNVANLGNGTHRLRLIWNANTQMAVFQLDEDYAGGAFQADVTTGAFDGSDNGFSDPETRIFFGGNGVSFDDLEISVLTGPEIAVSGNGTDIVDGDSSPTENDHTDFGQADVVAGSVVRTFTLENTGPDGLTVGTVSVGGTNAGDFTITTQPGSSVVSGNSTTFQVTFNPSAAGLRTATLSFSNDDGDENPFNFSIQGSGTTAPTVVTGGASAVTAYSVTLSGTVNPNGLATTVQVQYSRDPAMASGVTTTAVQNLTAGFSGQAISADLSGLLSDASYYYRVIASNTAGDEAGDIQTFQTNAPVASDEAFGAASGVAGGGQLYRPMPGLINNDGRILFEAAGQIGIGDVTAANDEWLMTDTSGSMKVIAREGTLVASGQSLRATFPQTLLTDGGRSLALDSILGASTTNDYLYVSSPEDSSTTEILSREGDAAPVSGVFLTHTGKPLADHQERVYFSCGLSGVASTKNSGIWYDSGSGLTKLVQEGENVSVAVGAPAWLGQISNVLAAGGDGCAFVAILQNNPDIRTQKTDSKCNQALFSAKPGEISMIVRKGDAVPGVSGGVLNSLNGVSRCSSEDHAYLGLMKTGTSITTANDQVMVAVIDGVSSLVAREGVTEITGGLTLKSFGGFYITTSGAVVFQGVLGGATTTTDGVLCRWTQPGGIELMAREGDLAAGTGGLNVGTIQALSVSDAGAVVLQCILSNGKVALLRDIGSGLTQLVRAGPGQTVVFGGLPRTILTLSIYNKFVGPGGGGGGMGAAINDSGEVLTVLSLGSRDYVAKVYR, from the coding sequence GTGAAATCGACAATCCATCTTCCCGCATTGGAGTTCCTTTCTCACCTGACAACACGTGAGGTCTATCGAAATACACGCTGCCTACCTCGTCTGTTACGATGGTTAGTAACAGGGCTTATGGTCTTGGGTGGGTTTCTCACCGCCAGCGCGCAGTCGTCTTTTACCACCGTTGCGACCGATAGCTTCAATTACTCCGCAGGGACGCTCAATGGAGCGAGCGGCGGAAGTGGGTGGACCAACAACTGGACTTGGAGCTATGGCTCTGGATCTTCCCTCGTCGTCAATACGAGCGGTTTCGGCTACACTGGACTAAGCACTTCCGGAGGGAGGGCCGCCTGGACGAGCGGAGGTAATAATATTAGCCAATGCACACGCCAGGTGCCGTTGATGAATAGTGGGGTGGTCTATGTGAGGTTTTTGGCTCAGCTCGAGACGGGCAGTGGCGGTGGCACGCCTCAGTTTCGTCTGAGGAAAAGCGGTTCGCCAACGGGAGCCTTTGGTGGAAACGGCGGCACTTACGCCGCCAAAATGTCCATCCTAAACAGTGGGCTGGTGACATTGAGCGATGGGACAGCGAGCAGTAGCGCCAACCTGTCTGCGCTAAATCTGGTCGTCGCCCGGATCGATTACTCCGCTGCGAAGACCGAAATGTGGGTCAACCCTAATCTGAGCACTTTTGATTACGAGAGTCCGCCAACTGCTGATGCGACTTACGCAGGATTGGCGCCCGAATTCGATACCATTGAGATGATCACCCGAAGCGCGGGTAGTTTCGATGAGGTGACGATTCTCCAGAATCCGTATGCATTGCCGATTTCTGAAAACTTTGATTCCGGAACCCTACCGACCACTTTGGAGCAAAGTGGAACGACCATGAGTTTTTCGGGAGGGGCCGTGGTGTTTGATGGCATCGAAGAAAACGAGCGCACGTATGTTCGGACCAAAGCAGGCGTTGGGAATTTGGTGGCCGAGAGCTTCGTTGCGGAAGTGACTATGATTCATACCGGAGAATCGATTGTGTTCTTTGGGATGGGCTCTGGGGATCCTAACCCGTCGGGTTCTTATGAACCGACTGCACCGAGCCTTCACATTCGTGCGCATGGAGGCGGGTTGGATGGAGACAGCACGGGAGTGGTGGATGATGGATTAACCAACGTCGCAAATCTTGGTAATGGCACGCATCGATTGCGCTTGATCTGGAATGCGAATACGCAAATGGCAGTTTTTCAGTTGGATGAAGATTATGCGGGCGGAGCGTTCCAAGCGGATGTCACTACGGGGGCATTTGATGGCTCTGACAATGGATTCTCGGACCCGGAAACCCGGATCTTCTTCGGCGGCAATGGAGTTAGCTTTGACGACTTGGAGATCTCAGTTCTCACGGGACCTGAGATAGCCGTTAGCGGAAATGGAACCGATATTGTCGACGGAGATAGCTCGCCGACAGAGAATGACCACACAGACTTCGGTCAAGCGGACGTTGTCGCGGGTTCAGTCGTGAGGACGTTTACCCTTGAGAATACCGGACCTGACGGCCTTACGGTGGGAACTGTCTCTGTCGGGGGCACAAATGCAGGGGACTTTACCATAACCACACAGCCCGGCTCCAGTGTCGTCAGTGGAAACAGCACCACTTTTCAAGTGACATTCAATCCCAGCGCGGCGGGATTGCGCACGGCGACTCTCAGTTTCAGCAATGATGATGGGGACGAAAATCCTTTTAACTTTAGCATCCAGGGCTCAGGGACAACGGCGCCGACCGTGGTGACCGGTGGGGCGTCTGCGGTGACTGCCTACAGCGTTACATTGAGCGGGACTGTGAATCCTAATGGCTTAGCGACTACCGTGCAGGTTCAGTATTCTCGGGATCCCGCAATGGCTTCGGGGGTGACGACGACTGCGGTGCAGAATCTGACGGCAGGATTTTCCGGGCAAGCAATATCCGCAGATCTCTCGGGTCTGCTTTCCGATGCCAGCTACTACTATCGTGTGATAGCTTCCAATACGGCGGGAGATGAGGCCGGAGACATCCAGACATTTCAAACCAATGCCCCGGTAGCTTCGGATGAAGCATTTGGCGCGGCCAGTGGAGTCGCTGGAGGAGGCCAATTGTATCGTCCCATGCCAGGTCTAATCAACAATGACGGCAGGATTCTTTTTGAAGCTGCTGGCCAAATTGGCATCGGGGATGTTACGGCTGCTAATGATGAATGGTTGATGACAGACACGAGTGGCTCCATGAAGGTGATTGCACGGGAAGGCACGCTTGTCGCATCAGGGCAATCCTTAAGGGCTACTTTCCCTCAGACATTGCTGACCGATGGAGGACGGTCCCTTGCGCTCGATAGCATTCTGGGGGCCTCCACCACCAATGACTATCTTTATGTGAGTTCTCCCGAGGACAGTTCTACGACGGAGATCCTCAGTCGAGAGGGGGATGCTGCGCCGGTGAGTGGAGTGTTTCTTACCCACACCGGGAAGCCCTTGGCTGACCACCAGGAACGCGTCTATTTCTCATGCGGTCTTAGCGGCGTAGCCTCCACGAAGAACTCTGGCATTTGGTATGACTCTGGCAGTGGTTTAACTAAACTGGTCCAAGAAGGTGAAAATGTCAGTGTTGCAGTTGGCGCTCCCGCATGGTTAGGCCAGATCTCAAATGTTCTGGCAGCAGGGGGAGACGGTTGTGCTTTTGTCGCCATTCTGCAAAACAATCCAGATATCCGCACTCAGAAAACAGACAGTAAGTGCAATCAAGCTTTGTTCAGCGCCAAGCCCGGAGAAATCTCCATGATTGTACGCAAGGGAGATGCCGTGCCCGGAGTCAGCGGGGGGGTGTTGAACTCGCTGAATGGAGTGTCGCGATGCAGCAGTGAGGATCACGCCTATCTTGGATTGATGAAGACTGGAACGAGCATCACCACGGCGAATGACCAAGTCATGGTGGCCGTCATCGACGGTGTCAGTAGCCTGGTCGCTCGAGAGGGGGTAACGGAAATTACGGGTGGCCTGACGTTGAAGAGCTTTGGTGGCTTTTACATCACGACCTCAGGAGCGGTTGTTTTTCAGGGGGTCCTCGGTGGGGCCACAACCACGACTGACGGAGTGCTTTGCCGATGGACTCAGCCAGGAGGGATCGAACTGATGGCACGTGAAGGTGATTTGGCCGCCGGAACCGGAGGCCTAAACGTCGGAACGATTCAAGCCCTGTCCGTGAGCGATGCTGGTGCCGTCGTTTTACAGTGTATCCTCAGCAACGGTAAAGTCGCCTTGTTAAGGGATATTGGCAGTGGACTCACTCAACTGGTACGGGCTGGCCCGGGGCAGACGGTCGTTTTTGGCGGCTTGCCTCGCACCATTCTCACGCTCTCGATCTACAACAAATTTGTCGGTCCTGGGGGCGGTGGCGGCGGCATGGGGGCAGCGATTAACGATTCAGGCGAAGTGCTGACGGTATTATCACTGGGGAGCCGAGACTATGTAGCAAAAGTCTATCGCTGA